DNA from Daucus carota subsp. sativus chromosome 1, DH1 v3.0, whole genome shotgun sequence:
AACAAAAGTACATTCTCTGTTTAAACTTCTACAGATGATAATCAAAATAGTCTTTTACAAAATGACATAAACAAATTATCATACTACATGGCCTGTAGAAAAGTCTTCCGCAAATCCATTGCCAAAAGAGAGAAGCCAGTAGCCTATGCGACCTAGTTAATAAAGAAAATTGAAAGTGAACCTGGAATAGCACCATACAAGTATCAGCATACAAAAACAAGTATGAAGTTAAATTTAACAGGATAAAGCAGAGAGAGAAGTGAGAACAATAATGTAGTGACTATTTCACATAACATGCTAATCGACCAAAATGATACTGTATTTGGCCACCTGATATTCCATGATTTGATTTAATAAGATTATACTCATATGAAGAACACAAGGTTTAAGCTCATCTACAAATTAAAGAATTCATATCAGAAATAAATTATTGGAACTCAAAACAGGGACAGTAAAAAAACAATGAGACATAATAGCCTTGCGGGGGAAGATCTAACATATCTAACAGCATTTCGAATTCTTGTGATTGAATCATTTTGTTCTTTCAAGCCGTCCTTTACCACTAAATTCAAGATATGAGCACAACATCGCATATGGAGATATTTGTTCTCCAAAATAGCCTCCGGACCTCTAAGAAACTTCTTTAAATGTAATATTGCGGTGTCATTGGAACTTGCATTATCTAGTGTAATGGTGAATATACGATCCACACCCCATCTTCCAAATAATTCAACCAACATCTTACCAATTGCATCACCTTTATGGCTCCCAATTTGGCGAAAGTTTAGAATTCTTTTGCACAGCTTCCAATCTTTATTAATCCAATGAGCCGTTAAGCACAGATTCTTGTTGTTGTTGAGAATCTTGAGATGCCATGATTGATAGATTTTCTCCTCTTCGAACTCTTCTTGCAGTTGTTGGTTGCTGGCTGCCTGCTACTCTCGACCAAATTGACAATTACAGATGTTTGTAGTTGGTGAATACCGAATAGAACGTGGTATAGTGACTTGAGTCTCGACGACTTGACCTAATTGTTAGTTTGGGACTTTGGGTCGTGTAGCAGAGTTTAGTTTTTTTGTGCTGGAAGCCTTGCAGTGGAACATGGAAGTGTTTATTCAAGATTACAAGCCTATTTCGTAGATTACAAGCCCATTTCGTATAAATCAGAAGCCCAACTACTAAATGTTTAAATCTGTATGAcagctttatatatatatattttcaaaaaaaaattacaaatgtatagattataaaattataaaaaattatatttaattatttattttaataaccggttcggttcggttttttccggttcggttttgcaaTATAACCGGAACCGCACCCATTAAAACGGTTCGGTTTaattttttcggtttcggttccggtttcggtttttgacggttcggttttaaccggTTTTTCccggtttcgggttcggttcggtttcaaatcggtttttttgctcacccctagttgaaagtgaattgattatgtgaatagttgtatgtgattatacttgttttgtggattaatatggattttacagattttgcgtcctccttctttctctgattccgaggacggaatccctataaggagggtagattgtaatgacccggatttttaaaaatatttttattagtattaaaagtgattttctttaaagaaggaataagatttaatattttattccagtttaatgagttttcaaagttttatatttaaaccccgggttattgtgttattgataaataattgtattttcaaaattgattttcatatattgttttgaaaattctgtatgaatattatgtgaatatatgtgttatgtgattaagtggtattggtggatttgttggttaattaattatggttaattatgagtattatatgattaatatatgaatttttgtgaattttatattatctggtttattgcgttaactactcatatgtgttcgtatttgagagatttcaatttctatatgctcagaagaaaatatagtttatttggatattttcatatcgatttatggaatgttagatgattttataatcgatttacagatttaattgtgtatatttatgtttaattgttaattatttgatttttcgtaaaaccgtccactcgtaacggtgtagcaaatttttttcccataagtttcgagaaaactcacctttagcctaatttgaatattccggacacttttcgtgttttgactttttcgatccggagtacggttttccccagagtcggtccggcggagtttttcgggtattttaattgttgataattatccagtttgtctcgataaacgtgaaacaagatattttgattattatattcatccttatcttgtaataattgcaatgggacccgcagaccaataattgagttaaaaagccccgttttgatgattatctcgaaaaccagtaccgattggaccccgctttattaatataaagctattaaatacgtattttcatgtcatatacgATAAAAAGGGGTACCagttatttgtaaatataaatagacctttctagagcttattttcacccgtaaaatcatttcaccagtttctctgcacgaataccgagagaaaccgagcagtgttcttcgtgttcttcataatcaaacgaggatttgaaggtgttattggagtcagaatcaagcgtgcaaatagtcaaatcgaagatattgAAGAGTAGAacccaaatcaatcatcaaaaacaacatgagattcacaggtagggagtaattgaagttttaaaattcgaattattataattttaaagatgaatttttgtaaacgatcttgtttgattgttttgatgcttCTATGTTGTAGagcgtgtttttctcgtcgttttgatatattatatgttgaatttgggGTTCGGAATCATATAGAAACAGTGGTTTAATTCTTGAGTAGGTGTTGTTGAGTGTTCTTCGTGGGTTATGAATATTTTCAATTGAGATTTGGGCGTTTCTTATCTGTTAATCACATAAGCAATCGGTTGATATGGTTGGATAGAGCGTGAAGAGAGGAACTTGTGGGTATGTTCAAAAGTTACGTGGGATTCCCGGAAAGGGGTCACCGGAGTTTCGAAAGAAACTCGCCGGTGGGTTTTTGCTTCGATTTTTCCGGCCAAATATAAGTGTGTTTGGCGTGTTTGTTGATTCGAGCATGTTTGTGGTGGCTAGTAGAATGAATCTGGACAGTTTGGCAAGCAAAGGTGGCCGGGAACGGAGATTCCGGCGAGTCAGGGGGAACGGCGGCGGCAAATTGCCGTTTAGCCCCCAGACTTATGAAGATGGTAAAGATTTGGTATTGCAGTTTCGATTTTGCCAGTTCAGCCCCTGTAACTTTTAAAAGTTACAGTTTCAACCTTGCTacaaagttttcaaaactttacactttaaaccttttgattttaattttcaaaaattgttttatttaattattttaaattccaaaaatagtttttaattatttctttattcaaaaataaatctaaattagtttattaattaattttaattagtaattaattattttaattggtcaattaatttaaatattaattgattaattattttaattaattattaattgattttaattgattaattatttggatttaattatcctttttgatttaaaaatttccgaaaaatagtttcgagctttgaaatatttttccaagttattttcaaggctcgataattgtttatgaatgatttcaagtccaatttcaagtatttgggacttgattatttattcgaaaagtgattcttttatcgattttaattccgaaaaatgtttaaaaattccagaaaattcccgaaaaatcatttttaacccaagacttgacttgacatcaattgggatgggagacttaatgtgtaatgtgttgtctgctatcggTGTAAGGTATTATATGTTGAGAGCGGAGTCAGAAAACGGTTTTggtcataacttttgatccgtaagtcggaatcaagtgaaacgaaagagagatgaaagcttataaagtctagtttgatatgacataatattatgatggagtcgagaatgtgaataatttttgttaagtgtgcaaaatgtgattatatgttatttgattgctattaattgatgattacgtgatatatatgtttattcttGATATTATATACAGGATAAATGATTTGAATGACATGGTGTCATGACTTgactgatattggataagaacatatggattataggaattgaaattggttgattggttgttgATTGAGAGTAGGTTGACCAgaggatagtctaataaatagacgagacgatgtcagATTATCGATAGGAtctatatgataattgatttgtaacatgttatgtggaatatgacttgactatatgttagagtcaaagcatgattatgtgttaagtgatatgtgataggtttaaaggggtatataagtgggtatcggtatacgtgatatgtatatgcgatatattgtttagtgactatagtattatcttattctcgtaaaggatttggacgagacgtgtacgctcgaagacgtcaggaagtcgaaatggtattgcaaggcgaataagggatgaaccGAGGAAGCAAAGATGTACGGTAgatagagtatagccagagatggtctagagactatgatatgcatagattgtgaaagttgaaagatgagGTTGAGCTATgaaactggagtcagatttaaggcaagtatcctgcaccctgcttttggatatattgctaATATTCTGATCTATTCTTCTTACATGTGTTGCAAGTAccctaaacctttctcttggatatattgcaaatattctgatccattcatttggtatatgtttcaagtattcatacctttcttttcaatgttcgaaagtgcgagtattctgacccattctttctaatcttcgagtttctaaagaatttccgtgttacaaattaattcgaagttcagattgtcattgaagcatgtgttgctcagtgatagttagagctttgaatgaattgggatcttcttgattattcaacccgccattgtcatgctggtttagcaggctaaattcagttgcttagccgataatggaggatactgaatagttgaggatttcctgaactgtgatttatgaaatgatggatcatgatttatgaatagattattatcaaagtttgaattggaattattctgttgttgatgatatttatgatgatgttctgttgatttacattggcttcttgaattgaattagagaattggattattgtttttatataaacctgtggaccagattcgtggtcatgttaggccaatgagtgccttggatccagtgatagagcatggcggggcctgctcggggttagtgcagaactgatcagctgcctaaccttggttttaattaaaatgtgatagtccaattcaataattctttggaaagattgaatttctcagtttaaatgctgcaaggtattgtaaatcattctatacaataccatgaactcatgaactcaggttgaatcctcttatatcttgaactcgtgaatttctgttatatcacttcagaactttcattgtttattattacttgctgagcattgttgctcacccttgctattcctttctaaccctttcagaaaggcttaaagatgagatgattgattgagattgtgaataaggctaatgctaggcgaggagacagagttgaggatccagtggtcgaggagtgttcaggaaagttgatgaggttggtgcaagctagagctgtgctatagggattcaagtgtaagtcatagctggaatagttgacagcgATTcgtcttatcgaagatgatctgatttggtaagagatgttgtgtaatagttagtggattctaatttcaatactgtaacctggatgcgatcctgttgttttagggggttaaaatgttctcattcaaatcttttattaaatgttttcaggttttgaattcttttggatttttattatcttttaaaaaaaaatacaggttttcaaagtgtttaaaaaaaaaaaatggtttttgtgtggtgacgtcagaatccagacccccggattctcgggacGTCACAGTAATGACCCGGACGGATGGATACTACGGGTGGAGCGGTATTTTGCTTTTTACCGACTCTCGGAGGAGGAGATGTTAGAGGCGGTAGATGTGGCGTTGGATGGGGATGCTCTGAGATGGTATCAGTGGGAGAACAAACGACATCCCATCCGGCGATGGGTAGATCTGAAAGGGTTTCTCCTCAGACAGTTCAGGCCGGTGAATGGGGGCTCACTTTACGAGCAATGGCTGGCCACCGTGCAGCTCACAACGGTGAATGACTATCGGCGTCGTTTCATAGAAACGGCTGCCCCCTGGATAGTGTGTCCGAAGAAATTCTCATGGGGCATTTTATCAATGGTCTTAAAGAGGAGATTACGGCAGAAGTCAGGCTGTTGCACCCAGTCAGCTTAGAACATGCTATGGAGACGGCTGTCCGTGTCGAAGAAAAACACAGGGTTACAAGGGCACCCAAGCTCAACCTGAGCACAATTAAGACTGGGTCCTTTACCTACAGTAAAGGCACTTCAGTGCAAGCTCCATATTCAATTGTGCCACCGAGCAGCCCTATGCCATCCCGCACTTGGAGTTCAGCAGCGTCACAAACTTCAGTCCAATCTCCCACTTCACCAGCCACGAAGACAGTAGGCGAGGTGCGCCGTCTTACGGACAAGGAGTTGCAGGAGAAGAGAGCAAAGGGCCTGTGTTATCGTTGCGACGACAAATGGGTACAAGGCCATAGGTGCAAGCGCAAAGAATTGAGTGTCATGTTAATCGATGAGGAGGAAGATGCTGAAATTGAGGCTGGGGAGGCTGTGAACAACCCTGTTGAGGAATTTCCAGCAGAGGTGTCATTGAATTCTGTGGTGGGATTGTCTAACCCGAAGACAATGAAAGTGAAGGGGCTGATTGGAGACATGATGGTAGTGGTCATGATTGACCCAGGAGCTACCCataattttattagtaaaaATGCTGTGAAGACAGGAGGTGTTGTGGTGACgccttcgggctcttttggagTGTCCTTGGGGAATGGGGAGGCCATTAAAGGAGATGGCGTTTGTAAGGATGTAAGGTTGCAATTGGATGGGGGAATTGAGCTGCTCGAAGATTTTTTGCCACTTGAATTGGGTAGTTCCGACGTCATTCTGGGTATTCAATGGTTGGAAAAGTTGGGGATGGTTACAACCAATTGGAAGACGCAGGTTATGAAGTTTGAATTAGGGGGAGAACTCGTCACCTTGATAGGAGATCAGACCCTGGTGCATTCTCAGGTGTCGCTAAAGGCTATGTTGAAGGCGCTGCGGAAACAGGGGCAAGAATATTGGGTGGAGTGTAATCGTCTAGAACAGATTAATGGACAAGGAGAAGGCGTGAACAGCGGGGTTCCTAGCTTTTTGCAACCAGTTGTTCAGCTCCACTCGCGAGTCTTTGATACACCAGTGGGGTTGCCTCCGAGCAGAGGTCATGAGCACGCTATTAATATGAAGGAGGGTAGTAGTCCAGTGAGCATGAGGCCATACAGATATCCCTACTGCCAGAAAGACGAAATAGAAAGGTTAATTGCTGAAATGTTAGCCGCGGGGATCATTAAACCATCTACAAGTCCCTATTCAAGCCCCGTGTTATTAGTAAAGAAAAAAGATGGGTCATGTCCGCGCCTTAAACAAGGACACCGTACCGGACAAGTACCCCATTCCGGTTATCGACGAGTTGCTAGATGAATTGAGTGGTGCAGTTTGCTTTTCGAAGTTGGATCTCAAGGCAGGTTATCACCAAATTCTGGTAAGGCCCGAAGATACACACAAGACCGCATTTCGCACACATGATGGCCACTATGAATTCCTTGTCATGCCGTTTGGTCTTACGaatgcaccagccacttttcagtCTCTCATGAATGATATATTCCGGCCCTTTCTTCGCAAATTCGTGTTGGTGTTTTTTGACGATATATTGATCTATAGCAAAAGCCAGGAGGATCATAAGGAGCATCTTGGGTTGGTGTTGGCGAAGTTAGGTGAGCACACATTGTATGCGAATTTAAAGAAATGTGAGTTCGGAAGAGCGAAGATTGGGTACCTGGGACATGTAATTTCTAGCAGTGGCGTCGAGGTTGACCAAGACAAGGTACAGGCAGTAAAGGAGTGGCCTCAACCCACCAACTTGCGAGAACTACGCGGGTTCCTTGGCCTTACAGGCTATTACCGCAAATTTGTGTCGCAGTACGCACAAATAGCACATCCTCTCACTGACCAACTCAAGAAGGACAACTTTGGTTGGACTCCTCAGGCGACGGAAGCATTCGAGAGTTTGAAAACGGCGATGATCACTTCCCCTGTTCTGGTGCTACCAGATTTTACTCAGGAATTTATATTGGAAG
Protein-coding regions in this window:
- the LOC135152943 gene encoding uncharacterized protein LOC135152943; translation: MGHFINGLKEEITAEVRLLHPVSLEHAMETAVRVEEKHRVTRAPKLNLSTIKTGSFTYSKGTSVQAPYSIVPPSSPMPSRTWSSAASQTSVQSPTSPATKTVGEVRRLTDKELQEKRAKGLCYRCDDKWVQGHRCKRKELSVMLIDEEEDAEIEAGEAVNNPVEEFPAEVSLNSVVGLSNPKTMKVKGLIGDMMVVVMIDPGATHNFISKNAVKTGGVVVTPSGSFGVSLGNGEAIKGDGVCKDVRLQLDGGIELLEDFLPLELGSSDVILGIQWLEKLGMVTTNWKTQVMKFELGGELVTLIGDQTLVHSQVSLKAMLKALRKQGQEYWVECNRLEQINGQGEGVNSGVPSFLQPVVQLHSRVFDTPVGLPPSRGHEHAINMKEGSSPVSMRPYRYPYCQKDEIERLIAEMLAAGIIKPSTSPYSSPVLLVKKKDGSCPRLKQGHRTGQVPHSGYRRVAR